Proteins encoded by one window of Mesorhizobium sp. INR15:
- a CDS encoding thymidylate synthase: protein MRQYLDLLQHVLDNGDDRPDRTGTGTRSVFGYQMRFDLSRGFPVTTTKKLHLKSIIHELLWFLAGDTNIAYLNDNGVSIWDEWADENGDLGPVYGKQWRSWPDGHGGSIDQIANLLKEIRRNPQSRRLIVSAWNPAEVEAMALPPCHCLFQFYVSEGRLSCQLYQRSADIFLGVPFNIASYALLTLMVAQVTGLRPGDFVHTLGDAHLYSNHFEQAREQLQRTPRVLPTMWINPEVKDLFAFRFEDFRLENYVADASIKAPIAV from the coding sequence ATGCGCCAGTATCTCGACCTTCTGCAGCATGTGCTTGATAACGGCGACGACCGTCCGGACCGCACCGGCACCGGTACGCGTTCGGTGTTCGGCTACCAGATGCGATTTGACCTTTCGCGCGGTTTTCCCGTCACCACCACCAAGAAGCTGCACCTGAAGTCGATCATCCATGAACTCCTGTGGTTCCTGGCCGGCGACACCAACATCGCCTATCTCAACGACAACGGCGTCTCGATCTGGGATGAATGGGCCGACGAGAATGGCGATCTTGGGCCGGTCTACGGCAAGCAATGGCGCTCGTGGCCGGATGGTCATGGCGGGTCGATCGACCAGATCGCGAATCTTCTGAAGGAGATACGCCGGAATCCTCAATCGCGGCGGCTGATCGTTTCGGCTTGGAATCCCGCCGAGGTGGAAGCCATGGCGTTGCCGCCCTGCCACTGCCTGTTCCAGTTCTATGTTTCCGAGGGCCGGCTTTCCTGCCAGCTCTACCAGCGCTCCGCCGATATTTTCCTGGGCGTTCCCTTCAACATCGCCTCCTATGCGCTGCTGACGCTGATGGTGGCGCAGGTGACCGGACTGCGGCCCGGCGATTTCGTCCATACGCTCGGCGACGCGCATCTCTACTCGAACCATTTCGAACAGGCGCGCGAACAATTGCAGCGCACGCCGAGAGTGCTGCCGACGATGTGGATCAATCCGGAGGTGAAGGACCTGTTTGCCTTCCGCTTCGAGGATTTCCGGCTGGAAAACTATGTCGCCGACGCATCGATCAAAGCGCCCATCGCAGTCTAA